A single genomic interval of Lewinellaceae bacterium harbors:
- a CDS encoding patatin-like phospholipase family protein, giving the protein MASPLLEKLHRPGPKRILALDGGGIRGVLTLGFLEKMEEILRKQHNNPDLLLCDYFDLIGGTSTGSIIAAGLAMGMSAAELKKAYFELGNIIFGKKKNMLNYLSKSEKYDAKPLTDALRSFYGDVVLGDQEKIKTGLCVVTKRADTFSTWPIINHPDGKYYEENKDFPLWQVVRASTAAPTYFLPLVLEVGPDEKGVFIDGGVSMANNPSLQLFLIATLKGFPFHWKMGPDDLLLASVGTGNLSKTYRNQNFSRTSLLTWAALLPEIFMHDTNHFNQLILQMMSNSPTAIRIDSEIGDLHHDSLNGQHALSYLRYNVDMNQHFLETLGLNYSVKEVIDLCAMDNAKNIAKLAEIGELSSEKLIAPDHFPEQFNLNRKAKDHILRITQSKKWDLPFEKVVKKEIPVQAVQINEPFEVETIEGILHAKAGDYLMRGVRGEYYAIDQDIFKQTYEKY; this is encoded by the coding sequence ATGGCATCTCCTCTGTTGGAAAAATTACATCGGCCCGGTCCCAAGCGGATTCTGGCATTGGATGGTGGTGGTATAAGGGGCGTGTTGACCCTGGGATTCTTGGAAAAAATGGAAGAAATCCTGCGAAAGCAGCATAACAATCCTGATCTGTTGCTCTGTGACTATTTTGACCTGATCGGTGGAACCAGCACCGGGTCCATTATTGCTGCCGGACTAGCCATGGGCATGAGTGCAGCAGAATTGAAAAAGGCCTATTTCGAACTCGGGAACATCATTTTTGGCAAGAAGAAGAATATGCTCAATTACTTGTCAAAAAGTGAGAAGTACGATGCCAAGCCTCTCACGGATGCATTGCGAAGCTTTTATGGAGATGTGGTCCTGGGCGATCAGGAAAAGATCAAGACCGGACTATGCGTTGTGACAAAACGGGCGGACACGTTTAGTACCTGGCCTATCATCAACCATCCGGATGGTAAATATTACGAGGAGAATAAAGACTTTCCGCTCTGGCAGGTTGTACGGGCCAGCACCGCTGCCCCAACTTATTTTCTGCCTCTGGTCCTCGAAGTAGGTCCTGATGAAAAAGGAGTCTTCATCGATGGAGGGGTAAGTATGGCGAATAACCCTTCACTGCAACTATTTCTTATTGCGACACTCAAGGGTTTCCCATTTCACTGGAAAATGGGACCGGATGATCTGCTCCTGGCTTCAGTGGGTACCGGGAACCTCTCCAAGACTTACCGGAATCAAAATTTTTCACGTACGAGCCTGTTGACATGGGCTGCCCTGTTGCCTGAGATCTTCATGCACGACACCAATCATTTCAATCAGCTGATTTTGCAAATGATGTCCAACTCCCCTACTGCCATCCGGATTGACTCAGAAATCGGAGACCTGCATCACGATAGTCTGAATGGGCAGCACGCGCTGAGCTATCTGCGATACAATGTGGATATGAATCAGCATTTTCTGGAGACCCTGGGATTAAATTATTCGGTGAAGGAGGTGATCGATTTATGTGCAATGGACAATGCTAAAAACATAGCAAAGCTGGCCGAAATTGGAGAGCTTTCTTCAGAAAAGCTCATCGCGCCAGACCATTTTCCTGAGCAGTTCAATCTGAACCGAAAAGCGAAAGATCATATCCTGCGCATCACACAGAGTAAAAAGTGGGACCTGCCCTTTGAAAAAGTGGTCAAAAAGGAAATTCCGGTGCAGGCAGTCCAGATCAATGAACCCTTTGAAGTAGAAACCATCGAAGGCATCCTTCATGCGAAAGCCGGAGACTACCTGATGAGAGGCGTACGCGGCGAGTATTATGCCATTGATCAGGACATATTCAAGCAGACTTACGAAAAATACTGA
- a CDS encoding toll/interleukin-1 receptor domain-containing protein — MTVVSRPSIYISHAWGGESEQLVQKIMHKFAKEGIDITLDKKDLGYRQSINAFMERLGEADAIIIVVSNKYLHSEYCMFELLQIYENKNILERIFPVVLDEVNIAKSTNRLDLVKYWENQTKELENKIRDLDSISNIEGITDDLNLYQNIRSKIAKLTSILKDINTLNIQLHTESDFDILFQAVKKRLDAHPLNQMNPVSPVTQPVVESAPAGFSQVPPMATAAATTQPAVTLYPPSPPQPKKKNWWLWALIPVVAIVGWFAWSGISGRTGNDNSQVSDNKIDTSLFEQPVQSISPSEPANGASSGSTPAGPASGKKESEKNTPQDAGTNDQPLVNARPPAGTTFQQMKLILDRSVRNAQVLIDTKSLSAWNASKALNIIQVEMPTGTHTFQLIQGKDTCQFQQVVHPNEFELTLKCQ; from the coding sequence ATGACCGTAGTAAGCAGACCTTCTATATACATTTCACATGCCTGGGGCGGAGAGAGTGAGCAGCTGGTTCAGAAGATCATGCACAAGTTTGCTAAAGAAGGCATCGATATTACCCTGGATAAAAAGGATCTCGGCTACCGGCAGAGCATCAATGCATTTATGGAGCGGCTGGGTGAAGCTGATGCCATAATCATTGTGGTAAGCAACAAATACCTGCACTCTGAATACTGCATGTTTGAACTTTTGCAGATCTACGAAAACAAGAACATTCTGGAGCGCATATTTCCGGTCGTCCTGGATGAAGTTAATATTGCCAAATCCACTAACCGGCTGGACCTGGTCAAATACTGGGAGAACCAAACCAAGGAACTGGAGAATAAAATCCGTGATCTTGATTCCATTTCGAACATCGAGGGCATCACCGATGATCTCAATCTGTACCAAAACATCCGGTCTAAAATTGCCAAGCTAACCAGTATCCTGAAGGATATCAATACACTCAACATTCAATTGCATACGGAAAGCGATTTCGATATTCTGTTTCAGGCCGTCAAGAAGAGGCTGGATGCGCACCCGTTGAATCAAATGAATCCGGTAAGTCCGGTAACTCAGCCGGTCGTTGAATCAGCCCCGGCAGGTTTTAGCCAGGTTCCACCGATGGCAACTGCAGCTGCGACAACCCAACCGGCGGTGACGCTGTATCCACCCTCTCCACCACAGCCAAAAAAGAAGAACTGGTGGTTGTGGGCACTGATTCCTGTTGTTGCCATAGTTGGATGGTTTGCCTGGTCCGGCATATCAGGCAGGACTGGAAATGATAATTCACAAGTTTCTGACAATAAGATAGATACAAGCCTGTTCGAACAACCCGTTCAATCCATTTCCCCTTCTGAGCCAGCGAATGGTGCATCATCCGGTTCAACTCCTGCAGGGCCCGCTTCCGGAAAGAAGGAGTCTGAAAAGAATACACCTCAGGACGCCGGGACTAACGATCAACCTTTAGTCAATGCCCGTCCTCCGGCTGGAACCACCTTTCAGCAGATGAAGTTGATTCTGGATCGATCGGTCAGGAATGCCCAGGTATTGATTGATACCAAATCACTCAGCGCCTGGAATGCCTCCAAAGCACTGAATATCATCCAGGTGGAGATGCCGACCGGCACGCATACCTTCCAGCTTATCCAAGGCAAGGATACCTGCCAATTTCAGCAGGTGGTCCATCCCAACGAGTTTGAACTAACGCTGAAGTGCCAGTAA
- a CDS encoding SulP family inorganic anion transporter, whose product MNHPKPFTLKNSLPQDLPASIVVFLVALPLCLGIALASGAPLFAGIIAGIVGGIAVGAYSGSPLGVSGPAAGLAVIVFTAIQELGSYQVFLVAVVLAGIFQFILGVLRAGIIGYYFPTSVIKGMLAGIGLIIILKQIPHATGYDADYEGNIAFANPDGYNTFSELSHMLGYISPGAIVITLISLAIMILWEQPFIKKLSMTKWVQGPLVAVITGILLNKIFQTTSLFGLRTDQIVSIPVAGSFSGFIGLFTLPDFSALANPQVYIIAITMAVVASLETLLCVEATDKLDPYKRITPTNRELRAQGFGNVISGMIGGLPITQVIVRSSANIQSGALTKGSAIYHGLLLLVCAVSIPTILNMIPLASLAAILFVVGYKLSKPVLYRQMWKEGYAQFIPFMVTIIGILVTDLLVGIALGMGVAVFYILYKNYKIPYFVRHSDGSPIHIELAEDVTFLNKATILQTLNHLPDDSRVIIDAHRSVHIDHDVRELIEDFRTNAQYRNITLEVIGMENKKPLPNPKADFIERIAPNTKSVKESAFRTVN is encoded by the coding sequence ATGAATCATCCGAAACCGTTTACTTTAAAGAATAGTTTACCACAGGACTTACCGGCAAGTATTGTCGTGTTCCTGGTCGCATTGCCTCTCTGCCTTGGCATCGCTCTGGCTTCGGGAGCTCCTTTATTTGCAGGCATCATCGCCGGAATCGTCGGTGGAATCGCCGTAGGAGCCTACAGCGGATCTCCACTTGGAGTCAGCGGACCGGCAGCTGGGTTGGCCGTCATCGTATTTACAGCCATCCAGGAACTTGGATCGTACCAGGTATTCCTGGTCGCCGTGGTTTTAGCCGGCATCTTCCAATTTATTCTGGGTGTATTAAGAGCCGGGATCATTGGTTATTATTTTCCCACGTCAGTCATTAAAGGTATGCTGGCTGGTATTGGATTGATCATTATTCTTAAGCAAATTCCACACGCCACCGGATACGATGCGGATTATGAAGGTAATATTGCCTTTGCCAACCCGGATGGATACAATACATTCTCTGAGCTTAGTCATATGCTGGGTTATATCAGTCCGGGTGCCATTGTGATTACCCTGATCTCACTGGCCATCATGATCTTGTGGGAACAGCCGTTCATCAAGAAACTAAGCATGACCAAATGGGTCCAGGGTCCCCTGGTTGCGGTCATCACCGGCATACTATTAAACAAAATCTTCCAGACCACTTCGTTATTCGGGTTGAGGACTGATCAAATTGTCAGCATCCCGGTGGCTGGAAGTTTTAGTGGATTTATCGGGTTATTCACCTTGCCCGATTTCAGCGCATTGGCTAATCCCCAGGTATACATTATCGCCATCACTATGGCTGTCGTTGCATCCCTGGAGACGTTGCTCTGTGTGGAAGCCACTGATAAACTGGATCCGTACAAGCGTATCACCCCAACCAACCGTGAGCTTAGAGCCCAGGGATTTGGAAATGTTATATCAGGTATGATCGGTGGCCTGCCGATCACCCAGGTCATCGTTCGCAGCTCGGCCAACATTCAATCCGGAGCGCTGACGAAAGGCTCTGCTATCTACCATGGACTTTTACTCCTGGTGTGTGCGGTATCCATCCCTACCATCCTGAATATGATCCCGTTGGCCAGTCTGGCTGCAATCTTATTTGTAGTAGGCTATAAATTATCCAAGCCGGTATTATATCGTCAGATGTGGAAGGAAGGTTATGCCCAGTTTATTCCGTTCATGGTAACCATCATAGGCATCCTGGTGACCGACTTACTGGTAGGTATTGCGCTGGGTATGGGTGTCGCTGTATTCTACATTTTGTACAAGAATTACAAAATTCCCTATTTCGTGCGTCATTCCGATGGTAGCCCCATCCACATTGAACTTGCCGAAGATGTGACTTTCCTCAACAAAGCAACCATACTGCAAACCCTGAATCACTTGCCGGATGACAGCCGGGTCATTATTGACGCTCACCGGTCTGTCCACATTGATCACGATGTACGGGAACTCATCGAAGACTTCAGAACCAATGCACAATACCGCAACATCACCCTGGAAGTTATCGGTATGGAAAACAAAAAGCCTTTACCCAACCCGAAGGCCGATTTTATCGAACGCATTGCTCCCAATACAAAATCAGTGAAAGAGTCAGCTTTCCGTACGGTTAATTAA
- a CDS encoding YtxH domain-containing protein: MKDSSKILLAVGFGALAGGIAGYYLNSDDGRKSRKRAVKEIKRRADEANVRMHELAEEAKSAITDVADKAQTYLNKASDRTHDMLAHAKESFEAGVKKAQHKEEVVTPNNVKAKA, translated from the coding sequence ATGAAAGATAGTTCAAAAATTTTATTAGCCGTTGGGTTTGGAGCACTGGCCGGAGGAATTGCCGGTTATTATCTGAACTCGGACGATGGACGCAAATCTCGTAAGAGAGCCGTCAAAGAAATCAAGCGCAGAGCAGATGAGGCCAATGTAAGGATGCATGAATTGGCTGAAGAAGCTAAGAGCGCAATTACCGATGTAGCGGATAAGGCACAAACTTATCTGAATAAAGCATCCGACAGGACGCATGACATGTTGGCTCATGCCAAAGAAAGCTTTGAGGCTGGTGTAAAAAAAGCACAGCACAAAGAAGAAGTCGTTACACCGAATAATGTAAAGGCAAAAGCCTGA
- a CDS encoding glycoside hydrolase family 88 protein, with amino-acid sequence MIEINTSLNPESFNSEFDPFWSLSAAKIRSIIELYDHWQGSPVFTAAGKYSTRGWTEWTQGFEFGSAVLQFDATGDAFYLNHARTQTLAKMASHVGHFGVHDHGFNNLSTYGNLLRLMHEGRIPPDEWEKQFYELALKLSGAIQAHRWTPIADGGFIYSFNGPHSLFVDTIRTVRVLEVSHLLGHTIWDENDRRIDLLERAVQHVLATAKYAVYYGQGRDIYDMPGRVAHESVFNVRDGNYRCPNSQQGYSGFTTWTRGLAWAMLGFAEQLEFFSQVPVASDGLAKEMEAVESVCEKAARAVCDFYLGHTPSDGIPYWDTGAPGLMQLGDYLHRPADPFNGYEPVDSSAAAIGAQGLLRLGHYLRDRDPENATNYWQAGLTILKRLLEAPYLSMQPEHQGLLLHSVYHRPNGWDYLPPGSAIPYGESSMWGDYHLRELVLYVQRMAKKAPYYSFYQSLTTPY; translated from the coding sequence ATGATAGAAATTAACACATCACTGAATCCCGAATCGTTCAACTCCGAATTTGATCCATTTTGGAGTTTGTCAGCCGCCAAGATCCGGTCTATTATTGAACTTTATGATCATTGGCAGGGATCCCCTGTCTTCACAGCTGCAGGGAAGTACTCGACGCGTGGGTGGACCGAATGGACACAGGGTTTTGAATTTGGGTCTGCTGTCCTGCAATTTGATGCGACGGGAGATGCCTTTTACCTTAACCATGCCAGGACACAGACTTTAGCTAAGATGGCCAGCCATGTAGGTCATTTTGGTGTACATGATCATGGCTTTAATAATCTATCTACCTATGGAAATCTCCTGAGGCTGATGCACGAAGGGAGAATCCCACCCGATGAATGGGAAAAGCAATTTTATGAGCTGGCCCTAAAACTATCCGGAGCTATCCAGGCGCATCGATGGACTCCCATCGCGGATGGTGGCTTCATTTACTCATTCAACGGTCCGCATTCTTTGTTTGTGGATACCATCCGTACTGTCAGGGTGCTGGAAGTCAGTCACCTGCTGGGGCATACCATATGGGATGAAAATGACAGGCGCATCGACCTGCTAGAACGTGCAGTACAGCATGTATTGGCGACTGCTAAGTATGCCGTGTACTACGGACAGGGACGGGATATTTACGATATGCCGGGAAGAGTGGCTCACGAATCGGTATTTAACGTCAGGGATGGAAACTACCGGTGTCCCAACTCACAACAAGGTTACAGTGGATTTACCACCTGGACCCGTGGACTTGCCTGGGCCATGCTAGGCTTTGCTGAGCAACTTGAGTTTTTCAGCCAGGTTCCTGTGGCTTCCGATGGCCTCGCCAAAGAAATGGAGGCCGTGGAGTCGGTTTGTGAGAAGGCAGCTCGTGCAGTTTGCGATTTCTACCTGGGCCATACACCGAGCGATGGCATCCCTTATTGGGATACCGGAGCGCCGGGTCTGATGCAACTTGGCGATTACCTGCACCGGCCTGCTGATCCCTTCAATGGTTATGAACCGGTAGACAGTTCTGCCGCAGCCATCGGTGCCCAGGGATTACTCAGGCTGGGCCATTATCTGAGGGATCGGGATCCGGAAAATGCAACAAATTATTGGCAAGCAGGGCTGACGATCCTGAAACGACTGCTTGAGGCGCCTTACCTGAGCATGCAACCAGAACATCAGGGCTTGTTGCTGCATTCTGTTTACCACCGTCCTAATGGATGGGACTACCTGCCACCAGGATCAGCAATCCCATACGGAGAATCCAGTATGTGGGGGGACTACCATCTCAGAGAGCTGGTGCTCTATGTACAGCGGATGGCAAAAAAAGCTCCTTACTACTCTTTTTATCAGTCACTTACCACCCCGTATTAA
- a CDS encoding sugar phosphate isomerase/epimerase — protein MDRNPGLEKLCLHTITTRPWSLDEAVDAYCANGVSGISVWQDAALKTGLSQAAKILSASDLSVVSYVRGGFFPHPSDIQRQKAIDHNRKMLDEAALLGAPLLVMVCGASPDQSLATSRDQILTGLESILPYAESLGVRLGIEPLHPMYADTRSAICNLQTANDIAEKLAHPDCGVVVDVYHLWWDPQVEIEIIRCGQAGNLFAYHICDWKVPTVDMLNDRGLMGEGCIPLKQIRGWIEKAGFQGFHEVEIFSEHHWNRDQHEFLRDIVRAYQDHS, from the coding sequence ATGGATAGGAATCCCGGGCTTGAAAAACTTTGCCTCCATACCATCACGACCAGACCATGGTCACTGGATGAAGCTGTCGACGCCTATTGTGCCAATGGAGTCAGCGGAATATCTGTTTGGCAGGATGCAGCACTTAAGACCGGATTGTCTCAGGCTGCAAAAATCCTGTCTGCCAGCGACCTTTCCGTGGTTTCTTATGTGCGTGGAGGCTTCTTCCCGCATCCATCGGACATTCAACGGCAAAAGGCCATTGATCACAACAGGAAGATGCTTGATGAGGCAGCCCTGCTTGGGGCACCACTGTTGGTTATGGTTTGCGGAGCCAGCCCGGATCAGTCCCTGGCCACATCAAGGGACCAGATACTCACGGGTCTGGAAAGCATCCTCCCCTATGCAGAATCGCTTGGTGTCCGGCTTGGTATTGAGCCTTTGCATCCTATGTACGCCGATACGCGCTCGGCCATCTGCAATCTGCAAACTGCTAATGACATTGCTGAAAAATTAGCACATCCTGATTGCGGGGTGGTGGTGGATGTCTATCACCTGTGGTGGGATCCACAGGTGGAAATCGAAATCATTCGTTGCGGACAGGCTGGAAATTTGTTCGCCTACCACATCTGTGACTGGAAGGTGCCAACTGTTGATATGCTGAATGACAGGGGACTTATGGGTGAAGGCTGCATCCCTTTAAAACAAATTCGAGGCTGGATTGAGAAGGCCGGGTTCCAAGGGTTTCATGAAGTGGAAATCTTTTCCGAACACCATTGGAATCGCGATCAGCATGAATTTTTGCGGGACATTGTCCGTGCTTATCAGGACCATTCCTGA
- a CDS encoding Gfo/Idh/MocA family oxidoreductase, with protein sequence MEVGIIMNGVTGRMGTNQHLLRSIAAIRDQGGIPINDQEVIMPVPTLVGRNEAKLKDIARQSGVDQYTTDLEEALKDPRHQIYFDAQVTGMRHQSVRKAIEAGLHIYCEKPTGLNSEEALDLYRLAKNAGIKHGVVQDKLWLPGILKLRKLIDEGFFGRILSVRGEFGYWVFEGHSIKAQRPSWNYRKEDGGGIIMDMLCHWRYVLDNVFAPVRAVSCLGATHIPERIDEQGNAYQCTADDAAYATFRLDGEIIAHFNSSWTVRVRRDDLLTLQVDGTKGTAVAGLRDCYFQDYHHTPKPVWNPDIPQPINFYEDWIKSEPETTYENAFKAQWELFLRHVVLDEPFPWDLLEGAKGVQLAERGLESWEKGRWLPVEDLSV encoded by the coding sequence ATGGAAGTAGGTATAATTATGAATGGCGTCACCGGCCGTATGGGTACAAATCAACACTTGCTGAGGTCCATCGCAGCCATCCGTGACCAGGGAGGGATACCCATTAACGACCAGGAGGTGATCATGCCCGTTCCTACTCTCGTTGGCCGTAATGAAGCCAAGCTTAAAGACATCGCCCGCCAGTCCGGGGTCGACCAATACACCACTGACCTGGAGGAAGCACTTAAAGATCCACGCCATCAGATCTATTTTGACGCACAGGTGACCGGTATGCGGCATCAGAGTGTCAGAAAAGCCATCGAGGCCGGGTTGCATATTTATTGCGAAAAACCCACGGGCCTGAATTCGGAAGAAGCACTCGATTTGTATCGATTGGCAAAAAATGCCGGAATAAAGCATGGGGTTGTGCAGGATAAGCTTTGGTTACCCGGCATACTTAAACTCAGGAAACTCATTGATGAAGGCTTTTTCGGACGCATCCTGAGTGTTCGAGGAGAGTTTGGCTACTGGGTGTTTGAGGGCCATTCCATTAAGGCACAAAGGCCTTCATGGAATTACCGGAAAGAAGATGGTGGCGGAATCATCATGGATATGCTCTGTCACTGGCGATATGTACTTGATAATGTATTTGCACCGGTAAGGGCCGTTTCCTGCCTGGGCGCTACCCATATTCCTGAACGCATCGATGAGCAGGGTAATGCATACCAATGTACCGCGGATGATGCTGCTTATGCCACTTTCAGGCTGGATGGTGAGATCATTGCACATTTCAATTCCAGTTGGACAGTACGGGTACGTCGCGATGATTTATTGACCTTACAGGTTGATGGCACAAAGGGTACTGCCGTAGCCGGCTTGAGGGATTGTTATTTTCAGGACTACCATCATACACCGAAGCCTGTGTGGAACCCGGATATCCCCCAGCCTATCAATTTTTACGAAGACTGGATCAAATCGGAACCAGAGACAACGTACGAAAATGCATTTAAGGCTCAATGGGAACTGTTTCTTCGGCATGTGGTTCTCGATGAGCCATTCCCATGGGATCTGCTGGAGGGAGCGAAAGGTGTTCAGCTGGCAGAGAGAGGTCTCGAGAGCTGGGAAAAAGGCCGTTGGTTACCGGTCGAGGATCTGTCCGTGTAA
- a CDS encoding 3-ketoacyl-ACP reductase: protein METKESSAGRTAWITGGTRGIGYGIALSLAEHGFNLAINGIRPAAEVKNLEPLREKYGIDLLYCQGNIGDAADRQDMFDRFIDHFGSIEVLVNNAGVAPKNRLDLLEVTEEEYDYVMDINLKGTFFLSQMVVNHMLKHSPRKTNTPFRCIINISSISATVASVNRPQYCLSKAGMSMLTQLLAVRLGDHSIPVYEVRPGIIKTDMTAAVTSKYDTLIKDGLCVTSRWGTPDDVGRAVGALVRGDLPYSTGQVILVDGGLTIQKL from the coding sequence ATTGAGACGAAGGAAAGTTCAGCAGGCCGGACAGCATGGATCACCGGAGGAACACGTGGTATTGGTTATGGAATTGCCCTGTCCCTCGCAGAGCATGGTTTTAATCTGGCAATAAATGGAATTCGACCTGCTGCCGAAGTGAAAAATCTGGAACCATTACGGGAGAAATACGGAATTGATCTGCTTTATTGCCAGGGAAATATTGGCGATGCGGCTGATCGTCAAGATATGTTCGACCGGTTTATCGATCATTTTGGAAGTATTGAAGTCCTCGTGAACAACGCCGGAGTGGCACCAAAAAATCGTCTGGATTTACTCGAAGTTACGGAAGAAGAATACGACTATGTGATGGATATCAATCTGAAGGGGACGTTTTTCCTGTCACAAATGGTGGTGAATCATATGCTGAAGCATTCACCCAGGAAAACAAATACTCCCTTCCGCTGCATCATCAACATATCATCCATTTCTGCCACCGTCGCATCTGTAAACCGTCCGCAGTATTGTCTATCCAAAGCCGGGATGAGTATGCTTACCCAGCTGCTGGCTGTGAGGCTTGGCGATCATTCCATACCGGTCTATGAGGTGCGGCCCGGGATTATTAAAACCGATATGACAGCTGCCGTTACCTCAAAGTATGATACCTTGATCAAAGATGGTCTTTGTGTTACATCCCGTTGGGGTACACCTGATGATGTCGGGCGGGCAGTGGGCGCTCTTGTCCGTGGTGATCTCCCGTATTCTACCGGACAGGTCATCTTGGTGGATGGCGGGCTAACCATACAAAAACTATGA
- a CDS encoding sodium:solute symporter family protein, giving the protein MLKLLLIIGTLYVLALVYLTWIARDKDRSSANYLMAGSNVGSILGLFTFAATLFSTFTILGMPDFFRVHGVGAWIFIAVSDMFMVFGILMVGYYMRRKIKQSNTSYYGMAGFMRHCYQSRTAGIVVFMGAFLFLIPYVAIQIKGVVLFLDQAFPNQLPMWIWASAMLIIMVVYSELGGLKAIMYSDVLQGILLLLVIWIIGIVCLNRLGGISQMFEQVHRVDESLLSVPGPKGLFDFQFLLGSLMGIVMIPFTQPQVSTRLVIMKSHHALYRTAVALGFFAILVILPTLFIGMYGAVHYENDSTADFLGKTLITDQLPLIGVLVLLGLIAAAMSTADSQIFGLGAEIRSLLKGEDYHALRNTRGAILLFAIICLIFSLFSPDELVLLARLSFTGTALLAPMIFLGIFTKDATRWTWMPWLTMLAILIFVLSSFSIIPGKIGVVRTDLILLVGLGIIALITGYAGRVRETVS; this is encoded by the coding sequence ATGCTAAAATTACTTTTGATCATTGGGACGCTGTATGTGCTTGCCCTGGTTTACCTGACCTGGATCGCTCGTGATAAAGACAGGTCATCAGCCAATTATCTGATGGCCGGATCAAATGTAGGCTCAATTCTGGGGCTTTTTACCTTTGCCGCCACCCTCTTCAGTACGTTCACCATCCTTGGAATGCCGGATTTTTTTCGGGTTCATGGTGTTGGCGCGTGGATTTTTATTGCTGTTTCAGACATGTTCATGGTCTTTGGCATCCTGATGGTTGGTTATTATATGCGGCGAAAGATCAAACAAAGCAACACCAGTTACTATGGAATGGCCGGTTTCATGCGTCATTGTTATCAGTCGCGCACTGCCGGGATCGTGGTGTTCATGGGCGCATTTTTGTTTCTTATCCCGTATGTAGCAATCCAGATCAAAGGAGTGGTTCTGTTTCTGGACCAGGCATTCCCAAATCAGCTACCTATGTGGATCTGGGCCAGTGCCATGTTGATCATCATGGTGGTTTACAGTGAATTGGGAGGACTTAAGGCTATTATGTACAGTGATGTACTACAAGGAATTCTCTTGTTATTGGTGATCTGGATTATTGGTATTGTCTGTCTTAACCGGCTCGGCGGCATTTCTCAGATGTTTGAACAGGTGCACCGCGTCGATGAATCACTGCTCTCCGTACCGGGGCCAAAAGGATTGTTTGATTTCCAATTTCTCCTGGGATCACTGATGGGAATAGTTATGATCCCATTCACGCAGCCTCAGGTTTCCACCCGGCTGGTTATCATGAAGAGCCATCATGCTCTCTATCGCACTGCCGTTGCCCTTGGGTTTTTCGCTATCCTGGTGATCCTGCCTACCCTTTTCATTGGCATGTACGGAGCGGTCCATTATGAAAATGACTCGACCGCAGATTTTTTAGGGAAGACTCTGATTACCGATCAGCTACCCCTAATCGGAGTGCTTGTTTTACTAGGCCTGATTGCCGCAGCAATGTCCACTGCAGATTCACAAATCTTTGGACTAGGCGCTGAGATCCGGTCCCTGCTTAAAGGAGAAGATTACCATGCGTTACGCAATACGCGTGGCGCCATCCTCCTCTTTGCCATCATCTGCCTGATCTTTTCCTTGTTCAGCCCTGATGAGCTGGTTCTCCTTGCCAGGCTTAGTTTTACGGGTACAGCGTTGTTAGCTCCGATGATCTTTCTGGGAATATTCACAAAGGATGCCACCCGCTGGACCTGGATGCCCTGGTTGACGATGTTAGCCATTCTTATATTTGTTCTTTCCAGTTTCAGCATAATTCCTGGTAAAATCGGTGTTGTACGAACCGACCTCATTCTATTGGTCGGGCTGGGGATCATCGCCCTGATCACCGGATATGCTGGCCGGGTCAGGGAGACTGTAAGTTAG